A stretch of Desulfobacter hydrogenophilus DNA encodes these proteins:
- a CDS encoding PAS domain S-box protein, whose protein sequence is MKPSYQDLEKKLEAVTQERDRLLSIINSNKTGKFQTKEKFNNNEQKFRSLFLNAPLSYQSLDENGNFIEVNEAWLKTMGYSIDEVIGHNFSEFLHPDWKDHFKENFPCFKAIGEILGVEFEMVKKNGDLILVSFHGKIGKNDNDIFQRTHCIFQDITQRKKLEYELKTHFRNLETIFDSAPFILAICDKDLCIHTINRKGTSLVKKAKKDLLGKFCGDVFHCRHSFNGCGCGKNIECPDCILRNSVLSTFETRNSCIEKETQMNLIIDGMETSFYFSISTALLTFDNEERVLLSMADITESKMNEQALLDSEKKYRSMMEALEDPTYICSQDMRIEYMNPAMINWIGEDATGRKCHEAIWGSQSRCPWCSYDRIMKGESTSKELQVPDSDEIYHVLSAPIHTTDSSISKFTSYRNVTEIKQLYSRLQQAQKMEAIGNLAGGIAHDFNNILFPIVGLSEMLIENFPSDSMEYEDLQEIHKAGIRGSELVNQILAFSRQTEDKLSPTRLQFIMKEVFKLIRASIPSNIEINQSLQPNCGLVLADSTQLHQIGMNLITNAYHAVQENGGKIDVEVREVEVKKGIGVLGLPPGKYATLTVTDNGVGIERDLLEKIFEPYFTTKKKGKGTGLGLSVVYGIVKKHKGEIKVMSEPGKRTSFQVYLPILSSSPLEKTEGICSRQPTGSEKILLVDDEPAIANLEKQMLEKLGYSVSKRVSSTDTLDAFRANPDAYDLIISDMSMPHLTGDQLALEILKIRPDIPIIICTGFSENISKEQALGIGIKGFLMKPVAKADMAIEIRRVLDDAKTPKTSD, encoded by the coding sequence ATGAAGCCCTCTTATCAAGATTTAGAAAAAAAATTGGAAGCCGTCACTCAAGAACGAGACCGTTTGTTATCAATTATTAATTCAAACAAAACGGGAAAATTTCAAACTAAAGAAAAGTTTAACAATAACGAACAAAAATTCCGTTCATTGTTCCTAAACGCGCCTTTAAGCTATCAGTCGCTTGATGAAAATGGAAATTTTATCGAAGTTAATGAGGCCTGGTTGAAAACTATGGGATATAGTATTGATGAGGTCATTGGACATAATTTCAGCGAATTTCTTCATCCTGATTGGAAAGATCACTTCAAAGAAAATTTTCCATGCTTTAAGGCCATCGGAGAAATCCTTGGTGTAGAATTTGAGATGGTCAAAAAAAATGGAGATTTAATCCTTGTCTCTTTCCATGGCAAAATCGGTAAGAATGATAATGATATTTTTCAAAGGACGCACTGCATTTTCCAGGATATTACACAGCGTAAGAAGCTGGAATATGAGCTGAAGACGCATTTTCGTAATTTAGAAACAATATTTGATAGTGCACCTTTTATTCTTGCTATCTGTGACAAAGATTTGTGCATCCATACGATAAATCGTAAAGGAACAAGCCTTGTTAAAAAAGCCAAAAAGGACTTATTAGGAAAATTCTGCGGGGATGTTTTTCATTGCCGGCATTCATTTAACGGCTGCGGTTGTGGAAAAAATATTGAGTGCCCGGACTGCATATTACGCAACAGTGTTCTTTCAACTTTTGAAACACGCAACTCTTGCATCGAAAAAGAAACCCAGATGAACTTAATCATAGACGGGATGGAAACATCATTTTACTTTTCCATTTCAACGGCACTTTTAACGTTTGATAATGAAGAACGTGTTCTTCTGTCTATGGCTGATATTACGGAATCAAAAATGAATGAGCAGGCATTACTGGACAGTGAAAAAAAATATAGATCCATGATGGAAGCCTTGGAAGACCCAACATATATTTGTTCACAGGACATGCGAATTGAATATATGAATCCGGCAATGATTAACTGGATCGGTGAAGATGCAACCGGCCGCAAATGTCATGAAGCTATCTGGGGAAGCCAATCAAGATGCCCATGGTGCTCCTATGATAGGATCATGAAAGGCGAATCAACCTCAAAGGAACTACAAGTACCTGATTCAGATGAGATTTATCATGTTTTGAGTGCTCCCATTCATACTACGGATAGTTCAATTTCAAAATTTACATCATACCGGAATGTTACAGAGATAAAACAACTTTATTCCAGGTTGCAGCAAGCGCAAAAAATGGAAGCCATTGGGAATTTAGCGGGTGGCATTGCACACGATTTTAATAATATCCTTTTCCCTATTGTTGGACTGTCAGAGATGCTAATTGAAAATTTTCCCTCAGACAGTATGGAATATGAAGATCTTCAAGAAATACATAAAGCGGGTATAAGAGGCAGTGAACTTGTAAATCAGATACTTGCGTTCAGTCGCCAAACTGAGGATAAGTTATCACCGACCCGACTACAATTTATCATGAAAGAAGTCTTCAAACTGATTAGAGCGTCAATACCCTCAAATATTGAAATCAATCAATCTTTACAACCAAATTGTGGCCTTGTGCTTGCTGATTCAACCCAGTTACATCAAATCGGAATGAATCTTATCACTAATGCATACCATGCTGTTCAAGAAAATGGAGGAAAGATAGATGTCGAGGTCAGGGAGGTTGAAGTTAAAAAAGGTATCGGCGTTTTAGGCTTACCTCCGGGTAAATATGCGACACTTACAGTGACGGACAATGGTGTCGGGATAGAGCGGGATCTACTTGAAAAAATTTTTGAGCCATATTTCACGACAAAGAAAAAAGGTAAAGGGACAGGGCTTGGATTGTCGGTTGTCTACGGAATTGTGAAGAAACACAAAGGCGAAATCAAAGTCATGAGTGAACCCGGAAAAAGAACCAGTTTCCAAGTTTATCTGCCGATATTGTCCTCATCCCCCCTTGAAAAGACTGAGGGTATATGCTCACGCCAGCCCACCGGTAGTGAGAAAATACTGCTGGTCGATGATGAACCGGCAATAGCAAATCTTGAAAAGCAGATGCTTGAAAAATTGGGATATTCTGTTTCTAAACGTGTAAGTAGCACAGACACCTTGGATGCCTTCAGAGCAAACCCTGATGCTTATGATTTGATTATCAGTGATATGAGTATGCCTCATCTGACCGGTGATCAACTCGCTCTTGAAATTTTGAAAATTCGCCCAGATATACCAATAATCATATGTACCGGATTTTCTGAAAATATCAGCAAAGAACAGGCGTTGGGGATTGGGATTAAAGGCTTCTTAATGAAACCGGTTGCCAAGGCAGATATGGCTATAGAAATAAGGAGGGTTTTAGATGACGCCAAAACCCCTAAGACCTCAGATTAA
- a CDS encoding HDOD domain-containing protein: MKNIFEKIKRVGPLPQLPQVMVQLIRACGREKTDIDEVTQIICRDAGLTAKLLAIIASPHVNLAKQITTIKSAVVYLGLDTVRNIAISSSAMQFFKFSKVTHNFNINRFWYHSYKCAVLAQRIALEEKQVNPDQYFLAGLLHDIGTLVLMATFPKEYKEIKARVNQGQNEFEAQADILKVDGPTVSAWLFNQWHLNPMTSDAVRFLSHPLARIQKELAHIKVLFMANLMAEPESTNVAQDVLFLTDMPVAVLNEIAVQAENEVHQMAKSLNLFLGEPEQGYNLLADGLKNVSLCFGTLDNLLRAKDETTVLKTVQRGLEIIFHIPRIFFFLKK, from the coding sequence ATGAAAAATATTTTTGAAAAAATAAAAAGAGTCGGTCCCCTGCCCCAGCTTCCCCAAGTCATGGTGCAATTGATCCGGGCCTGCGGCAGAGAAAAAACAGATATTGACGAAGTAACGCAAATCATCTGCCGGGATGCGGGTCTTACTGCAAAACTGCTGGCCATCATTGCCTCTCCCCATGTAAACCTGGCAAAACAGATTACCACCATCAAATCTGCGGTGGTGTATCTGGGACTGGATACGGTGCGCAATATCGCCATCAGTTCTTCGGCCATGCAGTTTTTTAAATTCTCCAAAGTCACACACAATTTCAACATCAACAGGTTCTGGTATCATTCATACAAATGCGCCGTTCTGGCCCAGCGCATCGCCCTTGAAGAAAAACAGGTCAATCCGGACCAGTATTTTTTGGCAGGTCTTCTCCACGATATCGGCACCCTGGTGCTCATGGCAACCTTTCCAAAGGAATACAAGGAGATTAAAGCCAGGGTAAACCAGGGACAAAATGAATTTGAGGCCCAGGCCGACATACTCAAGGTGGATGGCCCAACGGTCAGCGCCTGGCTGTTTAACCAGTGGCATCTGAACCCGATGACATCTGATGCCGTCAGGTTTTTAAGTCACCCCTTGGCACGTATTCAAAAAGAGCTTGCCCATATTAAGGTTCTTTTCATGGCGAACCTCATGGCAGAACCGGAAAGCACGAATGTGGCACAGGATGTACTTTTTTTGACAGACATGCCGGTCGCCGTGTTGAATGAAATCGCGGTCCAGGCTGAAAACGAAGTCCATCAAATGGCCAAAAGCCTGAACCTTTTTCTGGGTGAGCCGGAACAAGGATATAATCTTCTGGCAGATGGCCTTAAAAACGTTTCACTCTGTTTTGGTACCCTTGATAACCTGCTCAGGGCAAAGGATGAGACAACAGTACTTAAGACGGTCCAACGGGGGCTGGAAATCATTTTCCATATTCCCCGGATCTTTTTCTTTCTGAAGAAATGA
- the pncB gene encoding nicotinate phosphoribosyltransferase, protein MIETILDNDLYKFTMQQAVYRLYPKARVRYELTNRGKTPFPAGFAGLIKDRVAQMAGLSLTHDERAWLEKACPYFTKAYLDYLSSYRYDPDQVKISQQGHTLSVGVQGPWYRTILWEVPLMAIISETCFKVISPEILSRQAIRERNQTKAQMMSNAGLTFVEFGTRRRFSIANHAHFLEDVLALDHHCMAGTSNVHFARVYGLTPMGTLAHEWIMFHAALVDYATANAAAMDAWLKVYPDVLGIALTDTFTTKFFLKAFTRDRAERFSGVRHDSGDPEIFTRDLLAHYREKGIDPATKAIVFSDGLDVERAMKIHAFCRGQVKDSYGIGTNLTNDVGVDPLNIVIKLSWVQPEPGMEGRFTVKLSDDPGKHTGDPGELRYCQKVLGL, encoded by the coding sequence ATGATTGAGACGATACTTGACAATGATCTGTATAAATTCACCATGCAGCAGGCGGTTTATCGGCTGTATCCCAAGGCCCGGGTCCGGTATGAACTGACAAACCGGGGGAAAACCCCTTTTCCTGCAGGCTTTGCCGGCTTGATCAAAGACCGGGTGGCGCAGATGGCAGGTTTAAGTTTGACCCATGATGAACGCGCGTGGCTGGAAAAGGCCTGCCCCTATTTTACAAAAGCGTACCTGGATTATCTGTCTTCTTACCGCTATGACCCGGACCAGGTGAAAATTTCCCAGCAGGGGCATACGCTTTCTGTCGGGGTGCAAGGACCATGGTACAGGACCATTTTATGGGAAGTGCCGCTGATGGCCATCATTTCCGAAACCTGTTTCAAGGTCATTTCCCCTGAAATTTTGTCCAGGCAGGCCATCCGGGAGCGCAACCAGACCAAGGCACAAATGATGTCCAATGCCGGTCTGACGTTTGTGGAATTTGGTACCCGACGGCGATTTTCCATTGCCAACCACGCCCATTTTCTTGAGGATGTTCTGGCGCTGGATCACCACTGCATGGCCGGTACCTCCAATGTGCATTTTGCCAGAGTTTACGGGCTCACCCCGATGGGGACCCTGGCCCATGAATGGATTATGTTCCATGCGGCCTTAGTCGATTATGCCACGGCCAATGCCGCTGCCATGGATGCCTGGCTTAAGGTATATCCCGATGTGCTGGGCATTGCGCTGACCGATACCTTTACCACGAAGTTTTTTTTAAAGGCGTTTACCCGGGACCGGGCCGAACGGTTTTCCGGTGTCCGCCACGATTCCGGGGACCCTGAAATTTTTACCCGGGACCTCCTTGCCCATTATCGGGAAAAGGGTATTGATCCGGCTACCAAGGCCATTGTGTTTTCAGACGGCCTGGATGTGGAAAGAGCAATGAAAATTCATGCGTTCTGCCGGGGACAGGTAAAGGACTCCTATGGCATCGGCACCAATCTGACCAATGATGTGGGGGTTGATCCCTTGAATATTGTGATCAAATTATCCTGGGTACAACCTGAACCCGGCATGGAAGGCCGGTTCACGGTTAAACTGTCGGATGACCCGGGCAAACACACTGGTGACCCCGGGGAATTGCGATATTGTCAAAAAGTCCTTGGCCTTTGA
- the pncA gene encoding bifunctional nicotinamidase/pyrazinamidase: MQINTKQDHTAVVVVDIQADFTQAMQGSLAVGDADREYLNAAETQTRRLKALGYPIYATQDWHPANHISFFSNHDNAKPYDVIEIEGRQQVLWPPHCVQDTANARILMDESLFTAIVKKGMDPAFDSYSGFFDDGKKETGLADILKNAGIKKLIIYGLATDYCVKATVMDAIMLGFDVTLIKDLCRGVTPESTAAALEEMKAAGVDIC, from the coding sequence ATGCAGATAAATACAAAACAGGACCATACTGCCGTGGTTGTTGTGGATATCCAGGCAGATTTTACCCAGGCCATGCAAGGCAGCCTGGCCGTTGGGGACGCTGACCGGGAATACCTTAATGCGGCAGAAACCCAAACCCGTCGCCTCAAGGCGCTTGGTTACCCGATCTATGCCACCCAGGACTGGCACCCGGCAAACCACATTTCCTTTTTTTCCAACCACGACAATGCCAAACCCTATGATGTCATTGAAATTGAAGGCCGCCAGCAGGTATTATGGCCTCCCCATTGTGTCCAGGACACTGCCAATGCCCGGATTTTAATGGATGAATCCCTTTTCACGGCCATTGTAAAAAAAGGCATGGACCCGGCCTTTGATTCCTATTCCGGTTTTTTTGATGACGGGAAAAAAGAGACCGGCCTGGCAGATATACTTAAAAACGCAGGCATAAAAAAGCTCATCATTTACGGACTGGCAACGGATTATTGCGTCAAGGCTACGGTCATGGACGCTATAATGCTCGGGTTTGACGTGACACTGATCAAAGACCTGTGCCGGGGGGTTACCCCGGAAAGCACGGCAGCGGCGTTGGAAGAGATGAAAGCAGCCGGTGTCGATATTTGCTGA
- a CDS encoding type I restriction-modification system subunit M → MSLTTLVKSIQDIMRKDVGVDGDAQRISQMVWLIFLKIFDDKEQEWQLTVPNYTSPLPSRFRWTNWAKNPEGMTGEELVDFVNNDLFPALKNLATKAGVTDRGKVVGSVFEDAYNYMKSGTLLRQVINTIEENLDLNRSGDRHLFNDIYEKILADLQSAGNAGEYYTPRAVTQFMVDILDPQLGQTILDPACGTGGFLTCAIKHLDRQVKTADDHNLLQGSIRGVEKKPLPYMLAMTNMILHGIDVPTSIRHDNTLARQLQSYTPKDRVDMVITNPPFGGVEEDGIESNFLKKYQTRETADLFMALIMHLLKYDTGRAAVVLPDGFLFGEGVKTTLKRELLEQFNLHTIVRLPKGVFSPYTSIATNILFFEKGGPTKAVWFFEHPYPKGYKSYSRSKPLTIAEFDLEKGWWGSAARRGRKTTEHAWKIPAKALTARNYNLDCKNPYQEEVNHRDPQELMVEYQEIVERLNAAQAALKTELMTCLKGKA, encoded by the coding sequence ATGTCACTGACAACCCTGGTCAAATCCATCCAGGACATCATGCGCAAGGACGTTGGTGTCGATGGAGACGCCCAGCGCATCAGCCAGATGGTCTGGCTGATTTTCTTAAAAATTTTTGATGATAAGGAGCAGGAGTGGCAGCTCACGGTGCCCAACTACACATCGCCGCTGCCCAGCCGTTTCCGCTGGACCAACTGGGCCAAAAACCCGGAAGGAATGACCGGTGAGGAGCTGGTTGATTTTGTGAACAATGATCTTTTTCCGGCACTAAAAAATCTGGCAACCAAAGCCGGGGTCACCGACCGTGGCAAAGTGGTGGGTTCGGTATTTGAGGACGCCTACAACTACATGAAGTCCGGCACCCTCCTGCGTCAGGTGATCAACACCATCGAAGAGAACCTGGATCTGAACAGGTCCGGCGACCGCCATCTGTTCAACGATATCTATGAAAAAATTCTGGCCGACCTGCAATCTGCCGGGAATGCCGGTGAGTACTACACCCCCCGGGCCGTCACCCAGTTCATGGTTGATATCCTTGATCCCCAACTCGGTCAAACCATCCTGGACCCGGCCTGCGGCACCGGCGGGTTTCTCACCTGCGCCATCAAGCATCTGGACAGGCAGGTCAAAACCGCCGACGACCATAATCTATTGCAGGGATCTATCCGGGGCGTTGAAAAAAAACCCCTGCCGTACATGCTGGCCATGACCAACATGATACTGCACGGCATTGATGTGCCCACCAGCATCCGCCACGACAACACCCTGGCAAGGCAACTGCAAAGCTACACACCCAAAGACCGGGTGGACATGGTCATCACCAATCCGCCATTCGGCGGCGTGGAAGAGGACGGCATTGAGTCCAATTTTCTGAAAAAATACCAGACCCGGGAAACAGCCGATCTTTTCATGGCGCTGATCATGCATCTGCTCAAGTACGACACCGGCAGGGCTGCCGTGGTGCTGCCGGACGGCTTTCTTTTTGGCGAAGGGGTAAAGACCACACTCAAACGTGAACTGCTTGAACAGTTCAATCTGCACACCATCGTGCGCCTGCCCAAAGGTGTGTTCAGTCCCTACACCAGTATCGCCACCAACATCCTTTTCTTTGAAAAAGGTGGTCCGACCAAGGCGGTCTGGTTCTTTGAGCACCCCTATCCGAAAGGCTACAAATCCTACTCCCGGTCCAAACCGTTAACCATTGCTGAATTTGATCTTGAAAAAGGCTGGTGGGGCAGTGCCGCCCGCCGTGGCCGTAAAACCACCGAACATGCCTGGAAAATTCCGGCCAAGGCGCTGACAGCGCGCAACTATAACCTTGACTGCAAAAATCCATACCAAGAAGAAGTCAACCATCGCGACCCCCAGGAGCTGATGGTCGAATATCAGGAGATCGTGGAAAGGCTCAACGCGGCACAGGCTGCATTGAAAACTGAATTGATGACCTGCCTTAAGGGGAAAGCATGA
- a CDS encoding PDDEXK nuclease domain-containing protein has protein sequence MSKTNLTKAEYRDWLKEIKQRVRQAQVKAAVQVNTALLTFYWELGADIVTRQKKARWGSGFLKQLSQDLMAEFPDIKGFSYRNIKYIRSWYLFYSEGLANWATGCCPIEKQAVAPIDSTEKRQQAVAQLVQIPWSHNLIIISKCKEITEALYYVNKTMAHNWSRNVLTHQIESGLYQREGKAVTNFAKTLPAPQSDLAQELIKDPYNFDFLTLTEDYNERELEKALTDHITKFLLELGAGFAYVGRQKGVQVGEREFFLDLLFYHTRLHCYVVIELKTGEFEPEYAGKLNFYLKAVDEQLSGERDEPSIGILLCKSRDKVVVEYALSDIHKPMGISQYQLTRALPDDLKPSLPSIEELEAALGNPEGDDE, from the coding sequence ATGAGCAAGACCAATTTAACAAAGGCAGAATACCGCGACTGGCTCAAAGAGATCAAACAACGGGTCCGGCAGGCGCAGGTAAAGGCGGCGGTACAGGTGAATACCGCTTTGCTGACCTTTTACTGGGAGCTGGGTGCGGATATTGTGACGCGCCAGAAAAAGGCCCGCTGGGGCAGCGGATTTCTGAAACAGCTGAGCCAGGATTTGATGGCGGAATTCCCCGATATAAAGGGGTTTTCATACAGGAATATAAAATACATAAGAAGCTGGTATCTCTTTTATTCAGAAGGGCTTGCCAATTGGGCAACAGGCTGTTGCCCAATTGAGAAGCAGGCTGTGGCCCCAATCGACAGCACAGAGAAAAGGCAACAAGCTGTTGCCCAATTGGTGCAAATTCCCTGGAGCCATAATCTGATCATCATCTCCAAGTGCAAAGAGATCACGGAAGCGCTCTATTACGTAAACAAGACAATGGCGCATAATTGGAGCCGCAATGTATTGACGCACCAGATTGAGAGCGGGCTGTATCAGCGCGAGGGCAAAGCCGTGACCAATTTTGCAAAGACGCTCCCCGCTCCCCAGTCGGATCTGGCCCAGGAATTAATTAAAGATCCTTACAATTTCGACTTTTTGACGCTGACTGAAGACTATAACGAACGGGAACTAGAAAAGGCGTTGACCGACCATATCACCAAATTCCTGCTGGAGCTTGGTGCCGGGTTTGCATATGTGGGACGCCAGAAAGGCGTGCAGGTGGGCGAGCGGGAGTTCTTTCTGGACCTGCTGTTTTACCACACCAGGCTGCATTGTTATGTGGTGATCGAGCTGAAAACCGGCGAGTTTGAACCGGAGTATGCAGGCAAGCTCAATTTTTATTTGAAAGCGGTGGATGAACAGTTGAGCGGAGAGCGCGACGAGCCAAGCATCGGTATTCTGCTCTGCAAATCCCGGGACAAGGTGGTGGTGGAATATGCCTTGAGTGATATCCATAAACCCATGGGTATTTCACAATATCAGCTCACCCGCGCACTGCCGGACGATTTGAAACCGAGCCTGCCCTCCATTGAGGAACTGGAAGCGGCATTGGGTAACCCGGAGGGCGATGATGAATAA
- a CDS encoding restriction endonuclease subunit S — protein sequence MMNKETATLLEEHFDTAFAAPDGVAKLRELILTLAMQGRLVEQDPNDPPASELLKEIEAEKQRLIKEKKIKKPKLLPLIKLEEVPYKVPQGWEWVRLGNIGIINPRNDVNDSTKAGFVPMPLVSNGYSEKHQFEERLWREIKKGYTHFADGDVGMAKITPCFENAKSCVFSGLPNGVGAGTTELHIFRNTFNSVVPRFLLYHLKNPHFISSAASNMTGSAGQKRIPTPYFTEQLFPLPPLPEQHRIVARIDQLMASCDALEKLHKEREEKRLAVHAAAIRGLLDASDGSAWHFIGQHFSELYTVKENVAELRKAILQLAVMGRLVPQDPNDPPAGELLKEIQAEKQRLIKEKKIKKPKPLPPIAPEEEPYEVPQGWAWVRLGNIGIINPRNDADDLIKAGFVPMPMVPGGYSEKHQFKERPWSEIKKGYTHFADGDVGMAKITPCFENAKSCVFSGLPNGIGAGTTELHIFRNTLNSVVPRFLLYYLKNPHYISKVAPNMTGSAGQKRVPTPYFTEQLFPLPSLPEQDRIVARIDQLMALCDSLEQQIDAASGKQTELLNAVMAQV from the coding sequence ATGATGAATAAAGAAACAGCCACCCTGCTTGAAGAGCACTTCGATACCGCCTTTGCCGCCCCTGACGGTGTTGCCAAATTGCGGGAGTTGATCCTGACCCTTGCCATGCAGGGCAGGCTGGTGGAACAGGACCCCAATGACCCGCCTGCCAGTGAACTTCTGAAAGAAATAGAAGCCGAAAAGCAGCGATTGATCAAAGAAAAGAAAATTAAAAAGCCCAAGCTCCTACCGCTCATCAAGCTGGAGGAAGTGCCTTACAAAGTACCACAGGGGTGGGAGTGGGTGAGGTTGGGTAATATCGGAATTATCAACCCCCGCAATGATGTAAATGATTCAACAAAGGCTGGTTTTGTACCTATGCCTCTGGTTTCTAATGGCTATTCAGAAAAACACCAATTCGAGGAACGTCTATGGAGGGAAATCAAAAAAGGCTATACCCATTTTGCTGATGGCGATGTGGGCATGGCCAAAATAACGCCATGCTTTGAGAATGCTAAATCTTGCGTTTTTTCAGGCTTACCCAATGGAGTTGGTGCGGGAACGACAGAGCTTCACATTTTTAGGAACACATTTAACTCAGTTGTGCCAAGATTCCTGCTGTATCACCTGAAAAATCCGCATTTTATCTCGAGCGCTGCGTCAAACATGACTGGCTCAGCAGGTCAAAAGCGTATACCAACACCCTATTTCACCGAACAGCTATTTCCACTCCCCCCACTCCCCGAACAACACCGAATTGTCGCCCGCATCGACCAGTTGATGGCCAGCTGTGATGCGTTGGAAAAGCTACACAAGGAACGGGAGGAGAAGCGGCTGGCTGTCCACGCCGCTGCCATCAGAGGGTTGCTCGACGCTTCGGACGGCTCGGCCTGGCACTTTATCGGGCAGCACTTCAGCGAACTCTACACCGTCAAGGAAAACGTCGCTGAACTGCGCAAGGCCATCCTCCAGCTCGCTGTCATGGGCCGCCTCGTCCCCCAGGATCCCAATGACCCGCCCGCCGGCGAACTTCTGAAAGAGATCCAGGCCGAAAAACAGCGATTGATCAAAGAAAAGAAAATCAAAAAGCCCAAGCCACTGCCGCCCATCGCACCGGAGGAAGAGCCTTACGAAGTACCGCAGGGGTGGGCGTGGGTGAGGTTGGGTAATATCGGAATTATCAACCCTCGTAACGATGCCGATGATTTAATAAAGGCTGGCTTTGTACCTATGCCAATGGTCCCTGGTGGCTATTCAGAAAAACACCAATTCAAGGAACGTCCGTGGAGCGAGATCAAGAAAGGCTATACCCATTTTGCTGATGGCGATGTGGGCATGGCCAAGATCACCCCATGCTTTGAGAATGCTAAATCTTGCGTTTTTTCAGGCTTGCCCAATGGAATTGGTGCGGGAACGACAGAGCTTCACATCTTTAGAAACACACTCAACTCGGTTGTGCCAAGATTCCTTCTGTATTACCTGAAAAATCCGCATTATATCTCGAAAGTTGCGCCAAACATGACCGGCTCCGCAGGTCAAAAGCGTGTACCGACGCCTTATTTTACCGAGCAACTATTTCCACTCCCCTCCCTCCCAGAACAAGATCGCATCGTTGCCCGCATCGACCAGTTGATGGCCCTGTGCGACTCTCTGGAACAGCAAATTGACGCCGCCAGCGGCAAGCAAACTGAACTCCTAAACGCTGTGATGGCCCAGGTATAG
- a CDS encoding MFS transporter — protein sequence MDDTRFIHKGSRRYYLANIALFLAGFVTFATLYDFQPLFPNLVQEYGITPAMASLSLSVATFSLAFTLPFSGSLSDAVGRRPLIIFASILAPVLAFGSAVHHAFSGMLLLRLGQGIILAGVPAVAMAYLNEETEPKALGSAMGLYIAGNGMGGMSGRILTAWFTDLMGWRWALVTMALLCFVCGLLVWACLPASQNFSGKAFQPRALLASMADHLKNPGLRRLYLIAFCCMGGFVTLYNYVTFRLLGRDFGLSHTQVGLIFLAYAFGSVSSTVMGNLVNTYGRRRILSSALGIMTLGLLLTIGSSLWLVIVGIVLFTIGFFGAHSVASAWVGRLAAHSHAQASSLYLFFYYLGSSISGTIGGTIYHGWAWPGVVALILILVGIAFILCLGLQSVPHRSEPLSPHVP from the coding sequence ATGGACGATACAAGATTCATTCACAAAGGCAGCCGCCGATACTACCTGGCCAATATAGCGCTTTTTCTGGCCGGATTTGTTACCTTTGCCACCTTGTATGACTTTCAGCCGTTGTTTCCCAATCTGGTCCAGGAATACGGTATCACACCGGCCATGGCCAGTCTTTCGCTCTCCGTTGCCACTTTTTCCCTGGCCTTTACCCTGCCGTTTTCAGGCTCCCTGTCCGATGCAGTGGGCCGACGGCCATTGATCATTTTTGCCTCAATATTGGCGCCGGTTCTGGCCTTTGGTTCTGCGGTTCATCACGCTTTTTCCGGCATGCTTTTGTTGCGTCTCGGGCAGGGCATCATCCTGGCCGGTGTACCTGCGGTGGCCATGGCATATCTAAACGAAGAGACCGAGCCCAAGGCCCTGGGTTCGGCCATGGGGCTTTATATTGCGGGTAACGGCATGGGCGGGATGTCGGGCCGGATTCTGACCGCCTGGTTTACGGATCTTATGGGCTGGCGGTGGGCGCTGGTGACCATGGCATTACTCTGTTTTGTCTGCGGTCTACTGGTCTGGGCCTGTCTGCCTGCTTCGCAAAACTTCTCGGGCAAGGCCTTTCAGCCCAGGGCCCTGTTGGCCTCCATGGCGGACCATCTTAAAAATCCGGGCCTGCGTCGATTGTATCTGATCGCCTTTTGCTGCATGGGGGGCTTTGTCACCCTGTACAACTACGTGACCTTTCGGCTGCTGGGTCGTGATTTCGGCCTGAGCCATACCCAGGTGGGTTTGATTTTTTTGGCCTATGCCTTTGGATCGGTCAGCTCCACGGTGATGGGCAACCTGGTAAATACCTACGGGCGGCGGCGCATTCTATCCTCGGCACTGGGTATTATGACACTCGGCCTTCTACTGACGATTGGATCGTCCTTGTGGCTGGTGATCGTGGGGATTGTACTGTTTACCATTGGGTTTTTCGGGGCCCATTCCGTGGCATCGGCCTGGGTAGGACGGCTTGCCGCACATTCCCATGCCCAGGCCTCATCGTTGTATCTGTTTTTTTATTATCTGGGGTCAAGCATCTCCGGCACCATCGGCGGCACTATTTATCACGGGTGGGCCTGGCCGGGGGTGGTGGCGCTAATCCTGATTCTTGTGGGCATCGCTTTTATTCTCTGCCTGGGTCTTCAATCTGTACCGCACCGATCAGAGCCACTGTCACCCCATGTTCCTTAA